The genomic stretch TTCATCCGTGAGCCACTGGTGGCGTGTCACGACTTCCGCGCGGACCAGCGGTATCATGGCAGGGCCGCCGCCAAAGCCGAAAATGCCGACGCGGAAAAATGCCCAAAAGAGTGCGGTTTGCTTCATGGGGTTAACGCCTGAAGAGGAGGCCATGGGGTCAGCAACATAAAAAGAGTGCCCTTTTTATCGTTTGTAGATTAAAAAATCGATTATTTTGTCTAAAATAGAATATAGGTGAGCCCCGCAAGAGGCGTCAACACGTCACCATGGGTTTTTCGTTAACCGATCCCTGGCAAAGGTATGCAAAAGGACTCCGGAATGAACAAGCATATGCAGCTTCCCACTAGCAGCGCCTCAAGCCCTATTTATGATGTGCTGCGTCGGGACTTGGTCGGCGGTCGCTTCAAAGCGGGTGAGAAACTCGCCATCAACGCGCTGAAAGAGCAGTACCAAGTCGGCCTCAGTCCGCTCCGTGAGGCGCTGAACAAGCTGGCGGCGTATGGGCTGCTGGTGCAGGAGAATCAGCGCGGGTTCAGGGTACCCAAGCTCTCCCGCGAAGAGCTCGATGACATTGCCCGGCTGCGCACCGAGTTGGAGGGCATGGCGTTAGAGCGGGCCATTGCCCACGGCGATGCCGTATGGGAAGCCGATTTGCTGGCGGCAGCGCATCGACTCAAGCGCGCCGACATTACCTTGGATAAAGGCGAGGAGTGGGAACGGCTGCACACTCAGTTTCACCGCACGCTCGTAGCACCTTGTGGTTCGGTGTGGTTATTACGGTTTATTGAGCAGTTGCACGACCAGTTCGACCGCTATCGGCGTTTAGGGCCAAAGATGCCCACCATCCGCCAAGAGCTGGATGAACAGCACCACGAATTGGTCGAACTGGCGCTTCAGCGCGACGCCACCGCTGCACGGGCACTGATGGATGACCATATCCACAAATCTTACGAAGTCGCGTTGGCTCGTTACCAGCAGCACGCCTGACGTATTTGCCAGGGGATCCCTGTACACTGGGGGCCAGCGCGTGGCACTCGCCACTTGAATGAACGCAGGAAAGAAGGCCACCGTGGGAGTGGGTATGACGCAAGAAGCCGATCAGCAAGTCGTGGAACAGACACTCGCGTGGGTGCGCCAATTTATCGTAGGGCACGACATTTGCCCTTTCGCCAAGCGGGAGTTGGAGAACGACACGATCCGTGTGGAAGTCGTGCGTTCCAAAAAGTTACAGGTGGCGCTCGAAGAGCTGGCGGCGGAGCTTGCGTGGCTCGATGAGCATCCTGACACCGAAACCACGCTGATCGTCTTCCCGACGCTGTTCAAGAGCTTCGATCATTACCTGGATTACGTCGACATGGCTGACAACCTGCTAGTTGAGCTGGGTTACGAAGGGGTATATCAGCTAGCCACGTTTCATCCCGACTACTGTTTCGACGATGCTGACCCCGATGATGCTGCCAACTACTCGAACCGTTCACCCCATGCCATGTTGCACGTGCTGCGCGAGGCCAGTGTCGAGAAAGCCATCGCGTTTTATGGGGACACGGCCGCCATTCCCGAGCGGAATATCGCTTATCTGAGCGCCCTTGGCAGCGTCGCCGCCGAAGCGCAGCGGCAGGCAT from Halomonas meridiana encodes the following:
- a CDS encoding GntR family transcriptional regulator → MNKHMQLPTSSASSPIYDVLRRDLVGGRFKAGEKLAINALKEQYQVGLSPLREALNKLAAYGLLVQENQRGFRVPKLSREELDDIARLRTELEGMALERAIAHGDAVWEADLLAAAHRLKRADITLDKGEEWERLHTQFHRTLVAPCGSVWLLRFIEQLHDQFDRYRRLGPKMPTIRQELDEQHHELVELALQRDATAARALMDDHIHKSYEVALARYQQHA
- a CDS encoding DUF1415 domain-containing protein, whose amino-acid sequence is MTQEADQQVVEQTLAWVRQFIVGHDICPFAKRELENDTIRVEVVRSKKLQVALEELAAELAWLDEHPDTETTLIVFPTLFKSFDHYLDYVDMADNLLVELGYEGVYQLATFHPDYCFDDADPDDAANYSNRSPHAMLHVLREASVEKAIAFYGDTAAIPERNIAYLSALGSVAAEAQRQACFNALPHK